The Prionailurus bengalensis isolate Pbe53 chromosome A3, Fcat_Pben_1.1_paternal_pri, whole genome shotgun sequence genome includes a window with the following:
- the KRCC1 gene encoding lysine-rich coiled-coil protein 1, with product MKHSKKTYDSFQDELEDYIKVQKARGLEPKTCFRKMREDCLETCGYKEEVDYRPRHRMFDHRLSSETVQTYPRSCPISPKVENRLPQWLPAHDSRLRLDSLSYCQLTRDCFSEKPGPLNLSQQAYNCRPYSVESGVYKRLSSENSASAHQASHKQIHQQGKRHPEEAREKVEEERPKHRRKKGCEEIDLDKHKNFQRNLTQMETVRVSTEKLKNRKEKKGRDVASKKEERKRRKEKKEQGKERTEEEMLWDQSILGF from the coding sequence ATGAAGcattcaaagaagacatatgacTCTTTTCAAGATGAACTTGAAGATTATATCAAAGTGCAGAAAGCCAGAGGCTTAGAGCCAAAGACTTGTTTCAGAAAGATGAGAGAGGACTGTTTGGAAACTTGTGGGTACAAAGAAGAGGTTGATTACAGACCGAGGCATAGAATGTTTGATCACAGACTCTCATCTGAGACTGTCCAGACCTACCCGAGATCATGCCCTATTTCACCAAAGGTGGAAAACCGGTTACCTCAGTGGCTACCAGCTCATGACAGCAGGCTAAGACTAGACTCTCTGAGCTACTGCCAGTTGACCAGGGACTGTTTCTCAGAAAAACCAGGACCCCTGAACCTTAGTCAGCAAGCGTATAACTGTCGCCCATACAGTGTGGAATCTGGAGTTTACAAGCGTCTCTCCTCAGAAAACAGTGCCAGCGCCCATCAAGCCAGTCATAAACAGATACATCAGCAGGGGAAAAGGCACCCAGAGGAAGCCAGAGAAAAAGTAGAGGAGGAGCGGCCCAAGCATAGGAGGAAAAAAGGTTGTGAGGAAATAGATTTAGACAAACACAAGAACTTCCAAAGAAATCTAACACAAATGGAAACAGTCAGGGTCAGTACAGAAAAGCTTAAGAATCGAAAGGAGAAAAAAGGCCGAGATGTGGCCTCTAAGAAAGAGGAACGTAAgcgtagaaaagagaaaaaggaacaaggtaaagagaggacagaggaggaaatgcTTTGGGACCAGTCTATCCTTGGATTTTGA